The following DNA comes from Pseudomonadota bacterium.
GCTTACCAGTGGTCCAAAATGGCCGAGCATCTTGAGCGGATGGCCAAGCTCGACGATAAAGTCGGAAATCCAAACTGACCCACGACCTCGGTCCACCCAGGTTGACACCCTCAGGAGCTTTCCCGATACTTGCCGGTTCTTCGCCGGGCGAGGGCCCGGTTCAGCCAGGAGTAGTCCCGCCGTGATTTCCGCCGTCATGCCGACCTATGGGCGTTACGACCTTGCCTTCGAGCGCGGCGAGGGACCCTATCTGTTCGCGACGGACGGGCGACGCTTTCTCGATTTTGCCTCCGGCATCGCCGTCAATGCGCTGGGCCACAGCCATCCGCATCTGGTGAAGGCCTTGAGCGAGCAGGCGAAGCGGGTGTGGCACACCTCGAACCTCTACCGCATTCCCGAGCAGGAGCGCTTGGCCGAACGCCTGGTCGAGAACAGCTTCGCCGACACGGTGTTCTTCTGCAATTCCGGCGCCGAGGCGGTGGAGTGCTCGATCAAGGTCGCGCGCAAATATCACGACGAGTCCGGCACTCCCGAGCGCTACCGCGTCATCGGCTGCGCCGGCTCCTTCCATGGCCGCACGCTGGCCACGCTCGCCGCCGCCGGCAACGAGAAATACCTGAAGGGCTTCGATCCGATCGTCGAGGGCTTCGACCATGTCGCCTTCGGCAATCTGAACGAGCTCAGGGCCGCGATCACGCCGGAAACGGCGGCGATCCTGGTCGAGCCGGTGCAAGGCGAGGGCGGCATCCGCCCGGCCAGCCTCGACTATCTGCGCCAGCTCCGCGCGGTTGCCGACGAGTTCGGCCTCCTCCTCATCTTCGATGAGGTGCAATGCGGCATGGGGCGATCGGGAAAATTGTTCGCTCATGAATGGGCGGGTGTCACGCCGGACATCATGGCTACCGCCAAGGGCCTGGGAAACGGCTTCCCGGTCGGCGCCTGCCTGGCGACCGAGCGGGCGGCCAAGGGCATGACCGCGGGCAGCCACGGCTCGACCTTCGGCGGCAATCCGCTGGCGATGGCGGTCGCCAACGCCGTGCTCGATGTGGTGCTCGCCGACGGCTTCCTCGGCCGGGTCGACAAGGTCGCCCGCCGGCTCTGGCGCGAGCTCGAGGCCTTGGTCAAGCGCCACCCGAAGGTGCTGGCGGAGGCGCGCGGCGCCGGCCTCATCCTCGGGCTCAAATGCCACGTCACCAACACCACGCTGGTCGACAAGGCGCGTGAGCTCGGCCTCCTGACCGTGGGCGCCGGCGAGAACGTCGTTCGCCTGGTGCCGCCCTTGATCATCGAGGACGCCCATGTGCAGGAGGCGGTCGCCACACTCGACCGCGCCTGCGCCCAGCTCGCCGCCTGACGGCCGAGCCGAGACGCCGCGTCCGCCACTTCTGTCCGGGTTGCCTATGTCCGTGCCATCCGCCGCGTCCCCGAAGCATTTCATCGATCTCGACGGGTTCGACACCGCCACGCTTCGCCACATCCTCAAGGATGGCGTCTCCTACAAGAAGGGCGACATCGATCCGGCCAAGCAGCAACCGCTCAGCGGCAAGACCTTGGCGATGATCTTCGAGAAGCCCTCGACGCGCACCCGCGTGTCCTTCGATGTCGCCATGCGCAAGCTCGGCGGCGAGACCGTGGTGCTCTCCAGCAATGAGCTGCAGACCGGCCGCGGCGAGACCTTGGCGGATACCGCCCGGGTGCTGTCGCGCTATGTCGATGCGATCATGATGCGCACCTACCAGCCCTGGAAGCTGCACGAGATGGCGGCCTATGCCACCATCCCGGTGATCAACGGGCTCACCGACAGCAGCCACCCCTGCCAGCTGATGGCCGACGTGATGACCTATGAGGAGCACCGCGGCGCGATCGCCGGCAGGGTCGTGGCCTGGAGCGGCGACGGCAACAACGTTGCCTCCTCTTGGGTGCATGCGGCCGTTCGCTTCAATTTCGAGCTCAAGCTCGCCTGCCCGGAGATGCTCATGCCCCCCGAGGCGCTGTTGCGCTGGGCGCGCGACCAGGGCGGCCGGGTGTCGGTGACCCATGATCCGGCAGCCGCGGTCAAGGGTGCGGACTGCGTCGTCACCGATACCTGGGTGTCGATGGACCGCGATGCGACCAAGGGCGAGACGCGGCACAACCTGCTTGCCCCCTACCGGGTCGACGATCGGCTGATGGGCCTGGCCAAGCCCGATGCGGTGTTCATGCACTGCCTGCCCGCCCATCGCGGCGAGGAGGTGACCGCGTCCGTCCTCGACGGCCCGCAATCCCTGGTCTGGGATGAGGCGGAAAACCGCCTACATGTGCAGAAAGCCATTCTCGCCTGGTGCCTCGCCTAAGATGAAGCCGAGCGAGCCCGGAAACGGGCATGGGTCCATTCTGGACGATCTGGTGCAGCCATTCCAAGTCGAGGGGCTCAATCTGCGCGGCCGCCTGGTCCGGCTCGGCACCGCCGTCGACACGGTCGTTCGCCAGCACGCCTATCCCGGCCCGATCGGCGGACTCTTGGCCGAAGGCTTGGCGCTCGCCGCCACGCTCGCGGGCGCGCTCAAATATGACGGCGTGTTCAGCCTGCAGACCAAGAGCGACGGGCCGATGCGCCTGATGGTCGCCGACGTGACCTCCGCGGGCGATCTCCGCGGCTATGCGCAGTTCGATACGGATCGGCTGCTTGAGCTCGGCGACCGGGCAGACGATCGCTCCTTCCGTCGCCTCATGGGCAAGGGCTATCTCGCCTTCACCGTCGATCAAGGCCCCCATACCGACCGCTATCAGGGGATCGTCGACCTCGACGGCTCGAACTTCGTGGAATGCGCCCAGCACTACTTCCGCCAGTCAGAGCAGCTCGAGACCGGCATCAAGCTCGCGGCCGGCCATGCCGGGGACCGCGAGGTCGGCTGGCGCGCCGGCGGCCTCATGGTGCAGCGCCTGCCGGCCAACGACGATGACGAGGACTGGCGCCGCGCGCTGGTGCTGATGGAGAGCTGCACCAGGGCGGAGCTGCTCGACCAGGCGCTCGATCCCCACGATCTCCTCTACCGGCTCTTCCACGAGGACGGGGTCAGGGTCTACCGCCCGCATCCGCTGCGCGCTCGCTGCCGTTGCTCGCGCGGCCGCGCGGAGTCGGTGCTCCGGCTCTTGCCCGAAGTCGACCTCGCCGAGATGGTCATCGACGGCCAGGTGATCGTCACCTGCCAGTTCTGCAATTCCAGCCACGTGTTCGACGAGACCGAAGTCCGCCGCCTGCGCGCATCCTGACCACAGCCGAGAGGACAGAAAGCCATGCTCCGCACATTGATGACCATCCTCGTGCTGGCGCTCCTCGCCGGCTGCACCAGCGAGCCGCCGCCGGCCCGCTTGCCGGAGATGACCTTCACCAACCTTCCCAAGATCATGCTGGAGGTGGCGCTGGTCGAGGTCGTGGACAAGTACAATCCGCCCTTCGCGTCCCCCAATGTCGAGCACAAGATGCCGGTTCCCCCGGCCCGCGTCGCCCGGCGCTGGGCCGAGGATCGGCTGCTTGCGGCCGGCGACAAGGGCCGCGCGCTGGTCACCATCCAAGACGCCAAGGTGATCGAAGTGTCCTTGAAGCGCAGCTCCTCGGGCTTGACCGGGGCGTTCACCACCGAGCAGGGCAAGCGCTATGACGCCTCGCTCGAGATGTCGGTCGAGATCGTCAACGACCGCGGCTTCAAGGATGCCGCCGCCACGGCGCGCGCCGTGCGCAGCCAGACCGTGGCCGAGGACATCTCGCCCAACAAGCTGGACGAGGTGTGGTATGAGATGGTGGAAGCTCTCATGCGCGACATCAATGCCGAGCTCGAGCGCAACATGCGGCAGTTCATGGGGCGCTATATCCGCCAGACCTGATTCAGCTGCCGCTCCCTCCCAACCAAGAAAGAAGCCACCATATGAGCCTTCGCATCCACGGCATCGCCGCCAGCCGCGCCTTCCGCACGATCTGGATCGCCAAGGAACTGGGCATCAAATACGAGCATGTCCCGGTCTCCTGGAGCGACGGCGGTACCAAGACCAAGAAGTTCCTCCAGATCAATCCCAACGCTGCCGTGCCGGCGATCGAAGACGGCTCCTTCAAGCTCTGGGAGTCGCTGGCGATCAATCTCTATCTCGCCAAGAAGAAAGGCCTGGGCACGCTCTATCCGAAGACCCTCAAGGACGAGGCGCTCACCTGGCAATGGAGCTTCTGGGCGGTGAGCGAGCTCGAAAAGCCGATGCAGGCCTATCTCGCCAACACCGTCGCGCTGCCGCCGGAAAAGCGCGACGCCAAGCTCGCCGAGTCGAGCTGGGTTGCCGCGTCCAAGGCGCTGAAGGTGCTGAATGGCGCGCTCGCCAAGCAGCCCTATCTCCTCGGCAAGAGCTTCAAGGTCGCCGACTTCAACGTCGCCTCGGTGCTGTATGGCGCGCTTCGGATGAAGGCCGATCTCTCGGCCACGCCCAAGGTCGCAAAGTGGCTCAAGGCCTGCCTCACGCGCCCGGCCGCGCTGGAAGCCCGCAAGCTCAGGGGCGAGTAGCCGCAGCGGCGAGACGCCCCACCCCTTCCCTCCCCCGCATGCGCGGGGGAGGGGGCCACGCGAGCCGCTCGTACTCCCTCCTCCATGCGTCAGCACGGGGGAGGGAAGGGGTGGGGGCACTCGACTTTACCGCGCCGCCCAGTCGGCGAGCTTCAGCATGAAGGCCTCGCAGGCCTCGATCTGAGCCACGTCGATGAACTCGTCGGGCTGGTGGGCTTGGGCGATGTCGCCCGGGCCGAAGATGACCGCCGGCATGCCGCCGCGCTGGAACAGACCCGCCTCGGTGCCGTAGGCGGCGGTGTCGGACTCGTTCAAGCCGGTCAAGAGACGAATGAGCGCCTCCGCCGCCGAGTCCGCGAGCGGGGTCAAGGGCGGCACCAGCGCCATCTCTTCCCACCTGATGCCGGCATGGGGTGCGGCCCGCTTCAGCTCGGGCTCGATTGCATCGGCCGCGAACCGCTTGATCCGCTCGATCACCGGGGCTTCGCTTTCGCCCGGAAGCACCCTCAGCTCGAGCTTGAAGCGGCATTTGTTGGGAATGATGTTGCCCGCCGTGCCGCCCTCGATGATGCCGACATTGAAGGTGGCGTAGGGCGGAACGAAGCCGGACTTGGGATCGGCCTTGGCCTTGAACTCCTCTTGGATCTTCAAGACCTCCGAGATGATGCCGACCGCGGCGAAGATTGCATTGGCGCCGCGCTGGGGCGCGCTCGAATGGCCTTCGACGCCGGTGATGGTGACCTCGTAGGAGGCCGCACCCTTATGCGCATTGACCAGCTTCATCATCGTCGGCTCGCCGACGATGACGATCCGGGGCAGCGGCAGATTGGCGACGATGTCCTCCACCAGATGGCGGGCGCCATGGCAGCCGACCTCCTCGTCGAAGGAGAAGGCGAAGTGGATCGGCGTCTTCGGCTTGCGCTTGATGAATTCCGGCACCAGGGTCAAGGCGACCGCGATGAAGCTCTTCATATCCGAGGTGCCGCGGCCGTAGAGCCGACCGTTGCCGCGGCGGACCTTGAACGGGTCGCCCGTCCAGTTCTGTCCGGCGACCGGCACCACGTCGGTATGACCGGAGAGCACCACGCCGCCCCGATCTGCGGGGCCTAGGGTCGCATAGAGGTTGGCCTTGGTCTTCTCGGCGTTGAAGGTGAGCCGGGACTCGACGCCGAAGCCCGCGAGATATCCCTGCACATCCTCGATCAGCTTCAGATTCGACAGGGCCGAGGTGGTGTCGAACGCCACCAGGCGTTCGATCATGCCGATGCTTTGAGCGGCCATTTGTGGCTCCGCCGCGAGGCTGTGGGCGATCGGCTACACGTTGGCGAGCTGGTCGGTCGTCACCTGGCCCACCATCGACAGAAATTCGCGGCGCGTCGATGGGTCGGTGCGGAAGGCGCCGAGCATGCGGCTCGTCACCATGGTGACGCCGGGCTTGTGCACGCCGCGCGTGGTCATGCATTGATGCGCCGCCTCGATCACCACGGCCACACCTTTCGGCTTCAGCACGTCGTCGATGCAGTTGGCGATCTGCGCCGTCATCTTTTCTTGGATCTGCAAACGGCGCGCATAGGCCTCGACCACCCGGGCCAGCTTCGAGATGCCGACGACGCGCCGATCCGGCAGGTAGGCCACATGCGCCTTGCCGATGATCGGCGCCAGATGATGTTCGCAATGAGACTCGAAACGGATGTCGCGCAGCAGCACCATCTCGTCGTAGCCGTCGGTCTCCTCGAAGGTGCGGTTCAAGATCTCGACCGGGTCGACCTTGTAGCCGCCGAAGAATTCCTCGAACGCCTTGGTCACGCGCTTGGGCGTGTCGGCGAGGCCCTCGCGCGCGGGGTCGTCGCCGGCCCAGCGGATGAGCGTGCGGACCGCCGCCTCCACTTCGGCGCGGCTCGGCCGGTCGGAGGATGCAGCGTCAGCGTCAGGCGACGGTTTTAGGACCTTGGCCACGGATCGGCTCACTTTCTTTTGGAGAGGCGAGGCTGCGCGTTAGTTCAATTGGCGGGCCTGGTGCGGGCTGTCGAGGGAGAAGGCCGGGATCGCCACATTGAAGCGGTCGCCGGTCTCGGCTTCCATCTCGTAGGTGCCAACCATGATGCCCGATGGTGTCGGCAGCGGTACGCCGCTGGTGTATTCGAAGGCCTCGCCGGGCTTCAGCACCGGCTCCTCGCCGATCACGCCCGGGCCCCTGACCTCATTGGTGCGCCCCTTGGCATCGGTGATGCGCCAGTGCCGATTGCGAAGCTGAACCGTCCTCGCGCCTTGGTTCTCGATCCGAACGTGATAGGCCCATACGTATTTGTTGTCGGCGGGCGAGGAATGGTCCTCGAGATAAATCGGCCGCACCGTCACTTTGATGGACTTAGTCACTTCCGCGTACATGATGTGCCTTCGGCCCGAAGTTCTTGAGCGCCCTGGTGGACGCGACCGGCGCCCGCTTCCATCCCCTGAACGGATATTTATAGGTCAATCGCCGGCATTGTCCAATCCGGGGTTACCTGCTCCGCCGGGCGTAATGGAAGCTAAACAGTTCTAGGGGTTTAGATTGGGATTCTTGAGCGCTTCTTCCAGGGTGAGCATGTTCTCCTCGAACTCGCGGCGACAGCGTACCGCCTCGGATGAGTCCACCCAGGCCCGACTGCGCTCGGCCCAACAATCGAAGCGAGCGAGTGCAACGGCGGCAAAGGGCGGGAACCGCTCTGCTGCACTGCGGGATAAGGCCAGCAGAAGCCGCTCGCGCGCGCCACGCAATGCCACCGCTTCGGCGGCCGGAAGGCTCGGATCGACCGGATCGGGCTGGGGCAGGCGGCCGGCAAGTGCCGCCCTTCCCTTGGCGGCGAAATGCTCGGCCGTCCGCCAACTGCCATTGGCGGAACGCTGCAGCGCGAAGGCTCGATATTCCCGGGCGAGCGTTTCGGCATAGCTGCTGCCCCTGGGCTGAACCCCTCGGAGCGCGGCCAGATCCTCGCCCGCGCAGGCGGCAAGCGCCAGCATGAGGCCGATCGCCGGCCAGTTCACGAGAGGCCCAGCTCCACGACCAGACCGCCGGCGGCCTTGGCGTCGGCAGCATCGTGGGTGACCAGAAGCGTCGGCAAGCGCTGGGCCAGCGTATGCTCGAAGACGAAGGCGCGGAATTTCTGCTTCAAGGTCGAGTCGAGCTTGGCGAAGGGTTCGTCCAGCAACAGCGCCTGAGGCTCGGACAAGAGCGTGCGCATGAGCGCCACCCGAGCGCGCTGGCCCCCCGACAGCGTCGCCGGATCGCGTCCGGCGAAGCCGGCGAGGTTCGCTTCCTCAAGGGCCGCCTCGATGCGCTCCTGGCGGGCGCGGCGCCCGCGTATGTGCGCCGGCAGGCCGAAGGCGAGATTCTCGCCCACCGACAGATGCGGAAACAACAGATCGTCCTGGAACAGGATGCCGACGCGCCTGCGCTCGGGCGGCAAGCCCGCGAGCACCACGCCGTTCAGGCTGATCCGGCCCGACCAACGGAACGCCGGATCGAGCGTGCCGCAGATGAGCGCCAGCACGCTCGACTTGCCGGAGCCGCTGGGACCCATCAAGGTCGCGACCTCGCCTCCGGCGACCGACAGCGACAGTCCATCGACGACGAGGCGGCCGGCGACCCGGAGCGAGAGCGCCTCCAGCACGAGCGCCGATTTGGCGGCAGGATCGATGCCGCTCATCACTCGACCCGCGCCAAAGCCCGTCGGTGGCGGAAGACCCACACCGGCAGCATCATCGCAAGCGTGAATCCCAAGAGCGGCAAGAGGCTCTGGCTGAAGGCATAGACGCCGATCAACCGCCGGTCGCCGCCGGCCGATAAGGTCACCGCTTCGGTGGTGAGGCTCGGCCAACGCCCGCCCCCGGCGAACAATGTCGGCAGGTATTGCGCCACGCTGACCGCGAAGCCGACGGCCAAAGCGAACAGCACCGGGCGCAGCAGCATCGGCAGCTTGATTCGCCAAAACACCTTGAACGGCGCTGCGCCGAGACAGAGTGCGGTGCGCTGATAGCGCTCATCGAGGGTTCGCCACGGATCGGACAAGGACAGGAATACGTAGGGCAAGACGAAAAACAGATGAAACCAAACCACCGCCGGCAGGCTGGCATCGAGGCCGATCAGCACCAGCAGCACCTGCGCGCCGAAGAGAAACGCCGCCTGGGGAAGCAGCAACGGCGCGTAGAGAAGCCAGAGCACGCCCATTCCCGGACGCAGGCGCTTGCGCTCTTCGTTCTCGAGACAAGCCAGCACCAGAACGAGCGCCAGGACCGACGCGGCAATCCCCACGGCGAGCGTCGTCCAACCCGGCCTCAGCAATCCCGGCAACGCGTTCGCCCAGGCGGCGAGGCTGAGCCCTGCCGGCAGGGCGTGGGGGAAGCGCCAAAGGCTGGCGAAGGACCAAAGCGCCATGCCCAGGAGATTGACGAGCGAGACGCCGAGAAGCACGACCGCGAGGCCGAATGCCGCGATGCGGGCGCCACGACCCGAGCCGCCGCGGCTGCCGGCGCTGAGCCAAGGCCTCGAGAGCGAGGCGACCAACCGCTCGGCCACGACCCAGAGGAAGATGGCGCCCAGCACCAGGGCAAGCAGCAGCGTCGCGCCGGCCGCAGCCTGGAAGGTCATGGCGAGGTCGCGGTCGTTGAACCAGGACACCACTTCGACCGCGAGCGGCGGCGGCGTGTTGGGGGCCAGAATGATCGCCATGTCAACGACCGAGAAGGAGAAGGTGAGCACCGCATAGATCGGCAGCCGGATCTGCGGATAGAGGCCCGGCAGCACCGCCTTCAGCCAGGCCGCGATCGGCCCGTAGCCGAGCGAGCGGGCGACGGCGAGAGTCTGCTCGGCCTTGAGCTGGTTGAGCGCGGCCAGGATCATCAAGATGAGATACGGCACCTCCTTGAGGACAAGGCCGGCGACGAGGGCCATTCCCCAGGGATCTTGCACGATGAGCAAATCCGGCGGGCGCGTCCATCCCGTCGCCCAGGGAGACAGGGCGCGCACGATCCAGCCGCTGGGCCCGATGAGGAAGACGAGACCGAGCGCGAAGGCCGCATGCGGGGTGGCGAGCAGAGGCGGGATCAGTCGGCGCATCAGCCGGAACGGCCGGCTGCCATGGAGGCTCATGCACAGGCCGAGGGCCAGCATGAGCGACAGCGTGGTCGCAAAGAGCCCGGTGGTCAGGGTCAGCCTGATCGCGCTGGATAGGCCAGGGCTGGCGAAGAGTGCCCGCCACGGCGCCAAGGTGAGCTCCTGTCCGCCCAGCGCCGGGAGATAGCCGAAGGCCGGCAGCCAGGTGCCGATCAGGCCGGCTGCGACCGGTGCCAGGAAGAGAAGAAGCGTCAGGGCGGGGGCAAGACCGAGCAGCACGCTAACGGTTATAGCGCCGCTTCCACGCTTCGGCGATCTTGACCATCCAGGTCGGGTGCGGCTCGGCCAGCGCCTGGCCCAGCTCCTCGGGCGACAAGGTGGCAATGCCCACCGGCAGCTCGACGAAGCGCCGGCGCTGATCGGCCTCGAGGCGCTTCAGCGAGAGCACGGTCGACACGCCCCAGACGCGCGGATCCTGCTTCTTCGCCTGCGCCTCCGGCGACAGGAGGAAATCCGCCGCCACCATGGCGCCGGCGCGCGCATTGGCATTGAACGGAATGGCAAGGAAGCTCGCATTGCCGATGGTGCCGCGCTCCCAGATGACGGAGCGTGCGGTTGCCGGCAGGTCGCCGCTGGCGATCGAGAGGGACGCTTCGGCCGGATTGTAGGAGACGTAGAGATCGATCTCGCCATCGGCCAAGAGGCGGCGCTGCGCCGGTCCGTTTTCCGGAAAGGCTTGGCCGCGGCGCCAGAGCTGGGGATGCAGGCGCTCGAGGTAGCTCCAGAGCGGCTCGGTCGCCTTCTGGAAATTGTCCTTGCT
Coding sequences within:
- a CDS encoding aspartate aminotransferase family protein, which produces MISAVMPTYGRYDLAFERGEGPYLFATDGRRFLDFASGIAVNALGHSHPHLVKALSEQAKRVWHTSNLYRIPEQERLAERLVENSFADTVFFCNSGAEAVECSIKVARKYHDESGTPERYRVIGCAGSFHGRTLATLAAAGNEKYLKGFDPIVEGFDHVAFGNLNELRAAITPETAAILVEPVQGEGGIRPASLDYLRQLRAVADEFGLLLIFDEVQCGMGRSGKLFAHEWAGVTPDIMATAKGLGNGFPVGACLATERAAKGMTAGSHGSTFGGNPLAMAVANAVLDVVLADGFLGRVDKVARRLWRELEALVKRHPKVLAEARGAGLILGLKCHVTNTTLVDKARELGLLTVGAGENVVRLVPPLIIEDAHVQEAVATLDRACAQLAA
- the argF gene encoding ornithine carbamoyltransferase; translated protein: MSVPSAASPKHFIDLDGFDTATLRHILKDGVSYKKGDIDPAKQQPLSGKTLAMIFEKPSTRTRVSFDVAMRKLGGETVVLSSNELQTGRGETLADTARVLSRYVDAIMMRTYQPWKLHEMAAYATIPVINGLTDSSHPCQLMADVMTYEEHRGAIAGRVVAWSGDGNNVASSWVHAAVRFNFELKLACPEMLMPPEALLRWARDQGGRVSVTHDPAAAVKGADCVVTDTWVSMDRDATKGETRHNLLAPYRVDDRLMGLAKPDAVFMHCLPAHRGEEVTASVLDGPQSLVWDEAENRLHVQKAILAWCLA
- a CDS encoding Hsp33 family molecular chaperone HslO encodes the protein MKPSEPGNGHGSILDDLVQPFQVEGLNLRGRLVRLGTAVDTVVRQHAYPGPIGGLLAEGLALAATLAGALKYDGVFSLQTKSDGPMRLMVADVTSAGDLRGYAQFDTDRLLELGDRADDRSFRRLMGKGYLAFTVDQGPHTDRYQGIVDLDGSNFVECAQHYFRQSEQLETGIKLAAGHAGDREVGWRAGGLMVQRLPANDDDEDWRRALVLMESCTRAELLDQALDPHDLLYRLFHEDGVRVYRPHPLRARCRCSRGRAESVLRLLPEVDLAEMVIDGQVIVTCQFCNSSHVFDETEVRRLRAS
- a CDS encoding glutathione S-transferase family protein codes for the protein MSLRIHGIAASRAFRTIWIAKELGIKYEHVPVSWSDGGTKTKKFLQINPNAAVPAIEDGSFKLWESLAINLYLAKKKGLGTLYPKTLKDEALTWQWSFWAVSELEKPMQAYLANTVALPPEKRDAKLAESSWVAASKALKVLNGALAKQPYLLGKSFKVADFNVASVLYGALRMKADLSATPKVAKWLKACLTRPAALEARKLRGE
- the argE gene encoding acetylornithine deacetylase, whose amino-acid sequence is MAAQSIGMIERLVAFDTTSALSNLKLIEDVQGYLAGFGVESRLTFNAEKTKANLYATLGPADRGGVVLSGHTDVVPVAGQNWTGDPFKVRRGNGRLYGRGTSDMKSFIAVALTLVPEFIKRKPKTPIHFAFSFDEEVGCHGARHLVEDIVANLPLPRIVIVGEPTMMKLVNAHKGAASYEVTITGVEGHSSAPQRGANAIFAAVGIISEVLKIQEEFKAKADPKSGFVPPYATFNVGIIEGGTAGNIIPNKCRFKLELRVLPGESEAPVIERIKRFAADAIEPELKRAAPHAGIRWEEMALVPPLTPLADSAAEALIRLLTGLNESDTAAYGTEAGLFQRGGMPAVIFGPGDIAQAHQPDEFIDVAQIEACEAFMLKLADWAAR
- the folE gene encoding GTP cyclohydrolase I FolE, with the translated sequence MAKVLKPSPDADAASSDRPSRAEVEAAVRTLIRWAGDDPAREGLADTPKRVTKAFEEFFGGYKVDPVEILNRTFEETDGYDEMVLLRDIRFESHCEHHLAPIIGKAHVAYLPDRRVVGISKLARVVEAYARRLQIQEKMTAQIANCIDDVLKPKGVAVVIEAAHQCMTTRGVHKPGVTMVTSRMLGAFRTDPSTRREFLSMVGQVTTDQLANV
- the apaG gene encoding Co2+/Mg2+ efflux protein ApaG yields the protein MYAEVTKSIKVTVRPIYLEDHSSPADNKYVWAYHVRIENQGARTVQLRNRHWRITDAKGRTNEVRGPGVIGEEPVLKPGEAFEYTSGVPLPTPSGIMVGTYEMEAETGDRFNVAIPAFSLDSPHQARQLN
- a CDS encoding ATP-binding cassette domain-containing protein, giving the protein MSGIDPAAKSALVLEALSLRVAGRLVVDGLSLSVAGGEVATLMGPSGSGKSSVLALICGTLDPAFRWSGRISLNGVVLAGLPPERRRVGILFQDDLLFPHLSVGENLAFGLPAHIRGRRARQERIEAALEEANLAGFAGRDPATLSGGQRARVALMRTLLSEPQALLLDEPFAKLDSTLKQKFRAFVFEHTLAQRLPTLLVTHDAADAKAAGGLVVELGLS
- a CDS encoding ABC transporter permease; this translates as MLGLAPALTLLLFLAPVAAGLIGTWLPAFGYLPALGGQELTLAPWRALFASPGLSSAIRLTLTTGLFATTLSLMLALGLCMSLHGSRPFRLMRRLIPPLLATPHAAFALGLVFLIGPSGWIVRALSPWATGWTRPPDLLIVQDPWGMALVAGLVLKEVPYLILMILAALNQLKAEQTLAVARSLGYGPIAAWLKAVLPGLYPQIRLPIYAVLTFSFSVVDMAIILAPNTPPPLAVEVVSWFNDRDLAMTFQAAAGATLLLALVLGAIFLWVVAERLVASLSRPWLSAGSRGGSGRGARIAAFGLAVVLLGVSLVNLLGMALWSFASLWRFPHALPAGLSLAAWANALPGLLRPGWTTLAVGIAASVLALVLVLACLENEERKRLRPGMGVLWLLYAPLLLPQAAFLFGAQVLLVLIGLDASLPAVVWFHLFFVLPYVFLSLSDPWRTLDERYQRTALCLGAAPFKVFWRIKLPMLLRPVLFALAVGFAVSVAQYLPTLFAGGGRWPSLTTEAVTLSAGGDRRLIGVYAFSQSLLPLLGFTLAMMLPVWVFRHRRALARVE